The following are from one region of the Stigmatella ashevillena genome:
- a CDS encoding GAF domain-containing protein has product MDSSSPAPPLKDMVGCEFLLESLTDAVLVLDRDWRITTLNGVAEGIIGRSRDLLVGQNLWTALPELAPTPLGAAFHAAHASGERSTHTGHYAPFGAWFEARIIPQATGLVAFIRDVSPLHEAELERARLVAAERAACEKAERAVHRLMRLQEFTARLSAARSPEEVTQQTVACTMAAVGATLAMVGVPTETLRTLRVAACQGVPPQLLSECQVLPLDADLPMSVAFRGEPEWIESPEDFAARYPHLAKTMGEEAGARSLASLPLVVEERVLGVLTLCYPEPRPFSAEEREFLLALARHSALALDRARLLAEGETQRARLEELVMCAPAVVSVTRGSGHRYVLCNPRYRQLLGGKDLTGMSAREAVPTLDGQGVFEAMDRVYETGEPFISKEFPVRLGPKSDVPSEAFFDFVHQPLRDSDGRVEGIATFAFDVTDQVLARRTVEELLRDMARSEERFRAFLTATSEIIWDMPPRGGFDSDQPGWRAFTGQTREALLGWGWLDAVHPEDRLGTELAWREAVKVGTLFQNEVRLRRQDGMYRHMHMRAVPVLELDGTVREWVGIHRDITRQREDEVERARLLSREQRHRAQLQGLAAASLAIGQAASLDAVLLVITEEARELIGAHQSVTSLTTGEDGTQSISAVSLSEKYSQYRGYSPRADGWGFSAQVCRTNQPLRMAQPELEAHPEWRSLGQSEGEHPPPRGWLAVPLVGSSGSNLGLIQLSDRHEGDFTAEDEAILVQLARMASVAIENARLMAESQAANRAKDEFLAVMSHELRTPLTAVLGWTQMLRTRRNDPAIQEKGLDVIERNARSLAQLIEDVLDVSRILTGKLALHQRAVDLAAVVQAAVEVVRPRAEQKGVTLVMDAGVGGGMVTGDPGRLQQVFWNLLVNAVKFTPSGGRVEVRVERGNAEWRVWIKDSGQGIRVEALPHLFERFWQADGSSTREHGGLGLGLAIVRHLVELHRGEVEAESAGLGHGSTFTVRLPVPALLPEPERLASSAEGVVPQVRLEGVRVLLVEDAEDARELITLLLRDRGAQVRAVSNAREAMESLEAVLPDVLVSDIGLPGEDGHALLKRMRAWAEARDQWLPAIALTAYAGAEDARRAYRAGFQVHMAKPLESDALVESVARLAARDRDAGPHAG; this is encoded by the coding sequence CACCCTCAACGGGGTGGCGGAGGGCATCATCGGGCGCTCCCGAGACCTGCTGGTGGGACAGAACCTGTGGACGGCGCTCCCGGAGCTGGCGCCGACCCCTTTGGGGGCCGCCTTCCACGCAGCCCATGCCAGTGGGGAGCGAAGCACGCACACGGGCCACTATGCGCCCTTCGGTGCGTGGTTCGAGGCGCGGATCATTCCTCAAGCCACGGGGCTCGTGGCCTTCATTCGGGATGTCTCTCCGCTGCACGAGGCCGAGCTGGAGCGGGCCCGGCTGGTGGCCGCCGAGCGTGCCGCGTGCGAGAAGGCCGAGCGGGCCGTGCACCGGCTCATGCGCTTGCAGGAGTTCACCGCGCGTCTGTCCGCCGCACGCTCACCGGAGGAGGTGACGCAGCAGACGGTGGCGTGCACCATGGCCGCGGTGGGCGCCACCCTGGCGATGGTGGGGGTGCCCACCGAGACGCTGCGGACGTTGCGCGTGGCGGCCTGTCAGGGGGTGCCACCCCAGTTGTTGAGCGAGTGCCAGGTGCTGCCGCTGGACGCGGACCTTCCCATGTCGGTGGCCTTCCGGGGAGAGCCGGAGTGGATCGAATCGCCCGAGGACTTCGCCGCGCGCTATCCCCACTTGGCGAAGACGATGGGGGAAGAGGCCGGCGCGCGCTCCCTGGCGAGCCTGCCACTGGTGGTGGAGGAGCGGGTGCTCGGCGTACTGACGCTGTGTTACCCCGAGCCGCGCCCCTTTTCGGCGGAGGAGCGTGAGTTCTTGTTGGCCCTGGCCCGGCACAGCGCGCTGGCGCTGGACCGGGCACGGCTCCTGGCGGAAGGGGAGACGCAGCGCGCGCGGCTGGAAGAGCTGGTGATGTGTGCCCCGGCGGTGGTGTCCGTCACGCGGGGCTCGGGGCACCGCTACGTCCTGTGCAACCCGCGCTACCGGCAGCTCTTGGGCGGCAAGGACCTGACGGGGATGTCCGCGCGCGAGGCCGTGCCCACGCTGGATGGCCAGGGCGTCTTCGAGGCGATGGACCGGGTGTATGAGACGGGGGAGCCCTTCATCAGCAAGGAGTTTCCGGTGCGGCTGGGGCCGAAATCGGATGTGCCCTCCGAAGCCTTCTTCGACTTCGTCCATCAGCCGCTGCGCGACTCGGATGGGCGGGTGGAGGGCATCGCCACCTTCGCCTTCGACGTGACGGATCAGGTGTTGGCACGGCGCACGGTGGAGGAGCTGCTGCGAGACATGGCGCGCAGCGAGGAGCGTTTCCGCGCGTTCCTCACCGCCACCTCGGAGATCATCTGGGACATGCCGCCTCGGGGCGGGTTCGACTCGGATCAGCCGGGTTGGCGGGCCTTCACGGGGCAGACGCGCGAGGCGCTGCTGGGATGGGGCTGGCTGGACGCGGTGCACCCGGAGGATCGGCTCGGCACGGAGCTGGCGTGGCGCGAGGCGGTGAAGGTGGGGACGCTCTTCCAGAACGAGGTGCGGTTGCGGCGGCAGGACGGGATGTACCGCCACATGCACATGCGGGCGGTGCCGGTGCTGGAGCTGGATGGGACGGTGCGCGAGTGGGTGGGCATCCACCGCGACATCACCCGCCAGCGAGAGGACGAGGTGGAGCGGGCGCGGCTGCTGTCGCGCGAGCAGCGGCACCGGGCACAGCTCCAGGGGCTGGCGGCGGCGTCGCTGGCCATTGGACAGGCGGCGTCGCTGGATGCGGTGCTGCTGGTCATCACCGAGGAGGCGCGGGAGCTCATTGGCGCGCACCAGTCCGTCACCAGCCTGACGACGGGCGAGGACGGGACGCAGTCCATCAGCGCCGTGTCGCTGTCGGAGAAGTACTCGCAGTACCGGGGGTACTCGCCGCGGGCGGATGGCTGGGGGTTCTCGGCGCAGGTGTGCCGGACCAACCAGCCGCTGCGCATGGCTCAGCCGGAGCTGGAGGCGCACCCAGAGTGGCGAAGCCTCGGGCAGTCCGAGGGGGAACATCCGCCCCCCCGCGGCTGGCTGGCGGTGCCGCTGGTGGGCAGCAGCGGCAGCAACCTGGGGCTCATCCAGTTGTCGGACCGGCACGAGGGAGACTTCACGGCGGAGGACGAGGCCATCCTGGTGCAGTTGGCGCGCATGGCGTCGGTGGCCATCGAGAACGCGCGGCTGATGGCGGAGTCCCAGGCGGCCAACCGCGCCAAGGATGAGTTCCTGGCGGTGATGAGCCACGAGCTGCGCACGCCGCTGACGGCGGTGCTGGGGTGGACGCAGATGCTGCGCACGCGCCGCAATGATCCGGCCATCCAGGAGAAGGGGCTGGATGTCATCGAGCGGAACGCGCGCTCGCTGGCACAGCTCATCGAGGACGTGCTGGACGTGTCGCGCATCCTCACGGGGAAGCTGGCGCTGCACCAGCGGGCAGTGGATCTCGCGGCGGTGGTGCAGGCGGCGGTGGAGGTGGTGCGGCCCCGGGCGGAGCAGAAGGGCGTGACGTTGGTGATGGATGCGGGGGTGGGCGGGGGCATGGTGACGGGAGATCCGGGGCGGTTGCAGCAGGTGTTCTGGAACCTGCTGGTGAACGCGGTGAAGTTCACCCCGAGCGGTGGGCGGGTCGAGGTGCGGGTGGAGCGGGGCAATGCCGAGTGGCGGGTGTGGATCAAGGACTCGGGCCAGGGCATCCGGGTGGAGGCGCTGCCGCACCTCTTCGAGCGCTTCTGGCAGGCGGACGGCAGCAGCACGCGGGAGCATGGCGGGCTGGGGCTGGGGCTGGCCATCGTGAGGCACTTGGTGGAGCTGCACAGGGGCGAAGTGGAGGCGGAGAGCGCGGGACTGGGTCATGGCTCCACCTTCACGGTGCGTCTGCCGGTGCCGGCCTTGTTGCCAGAGCCGGAGCGCCTGGCCTCCTCCGCGGAGGGCGTGGTGCCCCAGGTGCGGCTGGAAGGGGTGCGCGTGCTGCTGGTGGAGGATGCGGAGGACGCGCGCGAGCTCATCACCCTGCTGTTGAGAGACCGGGGCGCCCAGGTGCGCGCGGTGTCCAACGCGCGCGAGGCCATGGAGAGCTTGGAGGCGGTCCTCCCGGACGTGCTGGTGTCGGACATCGGCCTTCCAGGGGAGGATGGCCATGCGCTGCTCAAGCGGATGCGGGCGTGGGCGGAGGCGAGAGACCAGTGGCTTCCGGCCATCGCGCTGACGGCCTACGCGGGCGCGGAGGATGCGCGGCGGGCCTACCGGGCGGGCTTTCAGGTGCACATGGCCAAGCCGCTGGAGTCGGATGCGCTGGTGGAGTCCGTGGCCCGGTTGGCGGCGAGGGACCGGGACGCAGGTCCCCATGCGGGCTGA
- a CDS encoding DNA polymerase domain-containing protein: protein MTHTPEDEWLWGWDPTPGIVSVWAEPDGRAIVWRRLPTTGELVRDEVRFRPWLLLSSLEDLAHLGPRLRPEAEGTAPHRITYQELEGPGALRYLVRSEDGRMLTSAVLQGASRRFGRSLGHVRELPEDTVLSLPPEEQYLISSGRTYFRGLVFDALHRLQFDLETTGLEPDHDRIFLVALRTPEGQPETLEAHGDSDAAEAELLQRLAARIRACDPDVIENHNLHGFDLPFLAHRAKRLGVSLVLGRDGAPGLRQRPSSRGATLGRGTAGRANDPMRRTRYTLPGRELIDTLDAVLRHDFSARDLPGHGLKAVARHFGLAGPDRELIPGPRVHEVFLQDPERVRRYARDDVTEAAGLARLLGGAAFALARMAPRRYERLADAGPATGVLDPLLVRAYLHSGAALPAHEAGDGTPHSGAALHLFATGVARRVVKADVASMYPSLMRQYRISPRRDRLGVLLTLVDRLVDQRLAAKALAREAAPGSAERHTHEALSAAMKILVNSAYGYLGAAGLTRFSDVHAANEVTRRGREVLWLLCSELAHRGVTLLEADTDGVYFSVPEGWHEADERRVVSEVAALLPPRVQLAFDGRYAAMLSHEPKNYALQPYDGPLVLRGVAFRSSRAEPFGEDFLRRALRCLLAGDLSGVRDAFVETVTALRRRELPTQAVTARVRLTKDASQYLATRERRRELPYEAVLASGRTQWTPGEHVRVYRAVGGRAGLLPDPETAGPGSTASDPRDYDAEFYARLLRETFAARLVRAMTPEDFAAVFASPDQLSLFASPLAQARPVLTVLLEPGNEAPPTS from the coding sequence ATGACCCATACCCCCGAGGATGAGTGGCTCTGGGGCTGGGACCCGACTCCCGGCATCGTCTCGGTCTGGGCGGAGCCCGACGGCCGGGCCATCGTCTGGCGGAGGCTGCCCACCACGGGAGAGCTGGTGCGCGACGAGGTGCGCTTCCGTCCCTGGTTGCTGCTCTCGTCCTTGGAGGACCTGGCCCACCTGGGTCCGAGGCTGCGTCCGGAGGCCGAAGGCACCGCGCCCCATCGGATCACCTATCAAGAGCTGGAGGGTCCGGGAGCCCTGCGCTACCTGGTGCGTTCAGAGGATGGCCGGATGCTGACATCGGCCGTGCTCCAGGGAGCCTCGCGCCGCTTCGGCCGCTCCTTGGGACATGTGCGTGAGCTGCCCGAGGACACCGTGCTCTCGCTGCCCCCGGAGGAGCAGTACCTCATCTCCTCGGGGCGCACGTACTTCCGCGGCCTCGTCTTCGACGCGCTGCACCGCTTGCAGTTCGATCTCGAGACGACCGGACTGGAGCCGGACCACGACCGGATCTTCCTCGTGGCCCTGAGAACCCCCGAGGGCCAGCCCGAGACCCTCGAAGCCCACGGAGACAGCGACGCGGCCGAGGCCGAACTCCTTCAGCGCCTGGCCGCTCGCATCCGCGCCTGCGATCCCGATGTGATCGAAAACCACAACCTGCACGGCTTCGACCTGCCGTTCCTCGCCCACCGGGCCAAGCGGCTCGGCGTCTCCCTCGTGCTGGGACGTGATGGGGCGCCGGGGCTGCGGCAGCGTCCCTCCTCGCGAGGGGCAACCTTGGGGCGGGGCACTGCGGGGCGCGCCAACGATCCCATGCGCCGCACGCGCTATACCCTGCCCGGCCGCGAGCTGATCGACACCCTGGATGCCGTGCTGCGGCACGACTTCTCGGCCCGGGACTTGCCGGGCCATGGGCTCAAGGCCGTTGCCCGGCACTTCGGACTCGCGGGCCCAGATCGGGAACTCATCCCGGGCCCCCGCGTGCACGAGGTCTTCCTCCAGGATCCCGAGCGCGTGCGGCGCTATGCCCGCGATGACGTGACCGAGGCCGCCGGACTCGCGCGTCTGCTCGGCGGAGCGGCCTTCGCGCTCGCCCGCATGGCCCCGCGCCGATATGAGCGCCTCGCGGACGCAGGGCCCGCCACCGGCGTGCTCGATCCCCTGCTCGTGCGCGCCTACCTCCACTCGGGGGCGGCGCTCCCCGCCCACGAAGCAGGCGATGGAACACCGCACAGCGGCGCGGCCCTTCACCTGTTCGCCACCGGGGTGGCACGGCGGGTGGTGAAGGCCGACGTCGCGAGCATGTACCCCTCGCTGATGCGCCAGTACCGGATCAGCCCGAGGAGGGACCGGCTCGGCGTGCTGCTCACGCTCGTTGACAGGCTCGTGGATCAACGGCTGGCCGCGAAGGCGCTGGCCCGGGAGGCGGCCCCTGGCTCTGCGGAGCGGCACACGCACGAAGCGCTCTCCGCCGCGATGAAGATCCTCGTCAACTCAGCCTATGGCTACCTCGGCGCCGCAGGGCTCACCCGCTTCTCGGACGTGCACGCCGCCAACGAGGTGACGCGCCGCGGACGCGAGGTGCTGTGGCTGCTGTGCAGCGAGCTGGCCCATCGGGGCGTGACGCTCCTGGAGGCCGATACGGACGGGGTGTACTTCTCCGTGCCGGAAGGCTGGCACGAGGCCGATGAGCGCCGAGTGGTCTCCGAAGTCGCCGCGCTGCTTCCTCCCCGCGTTCAGCTCGCCTTCGATGGGCGCTATGCCGCCATGCTCTCGCACGAGCCGAAGAACTACGCGCTCCAGCCCTATGACGGTCCGCTCGTCCTGCGCGGCGTGGCGTTCCGCTCCAGCCGGGCGGAGCCCTTTGGCGAGGACTTCCTGCGCCGGGCGCTGCGCTGCCTGCTTGCGGGAGACCTGTCCGGGGTCCGAGACGCCTTCGTCGAGACGGTGACGGCGCTGCGCCGACGGGAGCTGCCCACCCAAGCCGTCACCGCGCGGGTCCGGCTGACGAAGGATGCCTCGCAGTACCTCGCCACCCGCGAGCGCCGGCGGGAGCTGCCCTACGAGGCCGTGCTGGCCAGTGGGCGAACCCAATGGACTCCCGGAGAGCACGTCCGGGTCTATCGCGCGGTGGGCGGGCGCGCGGGGCTGCTGCCAGATCCAGAGACGGCCGGCCCGGGCAGCACCGCCAGCGATCCCCGGGACTACGATGCCGAGTTCTATGCCCGGCTCCTGCGCGAGACATTCGCGGCACGGCTCGTGCGAGCCATGACCCCCGAGGACTTCGCGGCGGTCTTCGCCTCCCCCGATCAGCTTTCCCTCTTCGCGTCACCGCTGGCACAGGCGCGGCCCGTGCTCACGGTGTTGCTCGAACCGGGCAACGAGGCTCCTCCTACATCATAG
- a CDS encoding glucosaminidase domain-containing protein, with protein sequence MTTTSSVRPNTYAVRSGDTINKLAERFGTTPDALAAKNGLSDANKIKVGQKLVLPDGFDAAPAAQTTRAATSTPTATTAGAAGPVRDSNGREFPTSRDGTPLFKQGDAEWGKRTLGTSSSVGAAGCAMTATAMAVSKISGKTINPGQMDAWLDKNGGYSGNGLNWDKAAQMGGLHASSAAWNLDTINKQVDAGRPVVVGVDYKAGSNGGANGTDHWIAITGRGQEGGKPVYYANDPATGKQITLSQDGNTLKGGPQGYKTTGQLRTFSGGNPPRPGTSTQPAPGGSQTPSTGGTTAPTPTAPAGGNQSLKGTTLPNQQLKRGSEGAGVEKLQDALVKLGYMTKAQVATGPGTFGPKTEAALKKFQKDHGVDAIGEYGPKTRAAFEKLGAKIGGATTGTPSTGTPSTGTPSTGGVTGPLPKTGNAFMDSMAADAIKSQRETGVPASVTLAQAALESGWGKSGLSTKGNNFFGIKGEGPAGHVTMPTKEHLNGKWVTVDAAFRKYNSPSESFADHGNFLRKNKRYAEAFNHTDNAARFAQEIHKAGYATDPEYSNKLTAMIKKYGLERFDAIGRQ encoded by the coding sequence GTGACGACCACTTCTTCTGTGAGGCCGAACACCTACGCTGTTCGCAGCGGCGACACCATCAACAAGCTGGCGGAGCGTTTTGGGACCACTCCCGACGCGCTGGCCGCGAAGAACGGCCTCTCCGACGCCAACAAGATCAAGGTCGGCCAGAAGCTCGTCCTTCCGGACGGCTTCGATGCGGCTCCCGCGGCTCAGACGACCCGTGCGGCCACCAGCACCCCCACTGCCACCACCGCGGGCGCCGCAGGGCCTGTCCGTGACAGCAACGGCCGTGAGTTCCCCACCTCGCGCGATGGCACGCCGCTCTTCAAGCAGGGTGACGCCGAATGGGGCAAGCGCACCCTGGGCACCAGCTCGAGCGTCGGCGCCGCCGGCTGCGCCATGACGGCCACCGCCATGGCGGTCAGCAAGATCAGCGGCAAGACGATCAACCCCGGCCAGATGGATGCTTGGCTGGACAAGAACGGCGGCTACTCCGGCAACGGTCTGAACTGGGACAAGGCGGCCCAGATGGGTGGCCTGCACGCCTCCAGCGCCGCCTGGAACCTGGACACCATCAACAAGCAGGTGGACGCCGGCCGCCCGGTCGTGGTGGGCGTGGACTACAAGGCTGGCAGCAACGGCGGCGCCAACGGCACCGACCACTGGATCGCCATCACGGGCCGTGGCCAGGAGGGCGGCAAGCCCGTCTACTACGCGAACGATCCGGCCACCGGGAAGCAGATCACCCTGAGCCAGGATGGCAACACGCTGAAGGGCGGCCCCCAGGGCTACAAGACGACGGGCCAGCTGCGGACGTTCTCCGGCGGCAACCCTCCGCGTCCGGGCACGTCGACGCAGCCTGCCCCGGGCGGCAGCCAGACCCCGAGTACGGGCGGCACCACGGCGCCGACGCCGACCGCTCCCGCGGGCGGCAATCAGTCGCTGAAGGGCACGACGCTGCCGAACCAGCAGCTGAAGCGCGGCTCGGAGGGCGCAGGAGTGGAGAAGCTGCAGGACGCGCTGGTGAAGCTCGGCTACATGACGAAGGCGCAGGTGGCCACGGGCCCGGGCACCTTCGGTCCGAAGACCGAGGCGGCGCTCAAGAAGTTCCAGAAGGACCACGGCGTGGATGCCATCGGTGAGTACGGCCCGAAGACCCGCGCGGCGTTCGAGAAGCTCGGTGCGAAGATTGGCGGCGCCACGACTGGCACGCCGAGCACTGGCACGCCCAGCACCGGTACGCCCAGCACGGGCGGCGTGACGGGCCCGCTGCCGAAGACGGGCAACGCGTTCATGGACAGCATGGCGGCCGATGCCATCAAGAGCCAGCGTGAGACGGGCGTGCCCGCCTCGGTGACGCTGGCCCAGGCCGCGCTGGAGAGCGGCTGGGGCAAGTCGGGCCTGTCGACGAAGGGCAACAACTTCTTCGGCATCAAGGGCGAGGGCCCCGCGGGCCACGTCACCATGCCCACGAAGGAGCACCTCAACGGCAAGTGGGTGACGGTGGACGCTGCCTTCCGCAAGTACAACTCGCCGTCCGAGTCCTTCGCGGACCATGGCAACTTCCTGCGGAAGAACAAGCGGTACGCCGAGGCGTTCAACCACACGGACAACGCCGCGCGCTTCGCCCAGGAAATCCACAAGGCGGGCTACGCCACGGACCCTGAGTACTCGAACAAGCTCACCGCGATGATCAAGAAGTACGGCCTGGAGCGCTTCGACGCGATCGGCCGTCAGTAA
- a CDS encoding nuclear transport factor 2 family protein, producing the protein MERAQRFVDALTQLEERGELETLVSLFAEDAQVSNAASSHRFLGPEGARLFWQHYKGTLKQVKSTFRNMIESGDRVALEWESKGTAHNGMAVSYEGVSIIEWDGDRISRFYAYFDPEMLGRELVDGVAPRSEPPATVPA; encoded by the coding sequence ATGGAGCGAGCGCAGCGGTTCGTGGACGCACTGACGCAGTTGGAGGAGCGCGGAGAGCTGGAGACGCTGGTCTCGCTCTTCGCCGAGGACGCGCAGGTGAGCAACGCGGCCTCCTCGCACCGGTTCCTGGGCCCCGAGGGCGCGCGGCTGTTCTGGCAGCACTACAAGGGCACGCTGAAGCAGGTGAAGTCGACCTTCCGGAACATGATCGAGTCCGGGGACCGGGTGGCCTTGGAGTGGGAGTCGAAGGGCACCGCGCACAACGGTATGGCGGTGAGCTACGAGGGCGTCTCCATCATCGAGTGGGATGGAGATCGCATCAGCCGTTTCTACGCCTACTTTGATCCCGAGATGCTGGGGCGGGAGTTGGTGGACGGGGTGGCGCCGCGCTCGGAGCCTCCCGCGACGGTCCCCGCATAG